ATCGAGATAGACCTTCATGGCTTTTCAGCTTCGTCTTCCGCAGGCGCGGTGACAAGGGTCCAATTTTTCTCGGGCGTATCAATTTCGAGTTTCAGGGCTTCACCGGCACCGACTTCGACCACGCCTTCGGCAATGGAAGAATCAGGCCGCCCTTGAGGAACTCCATCGGTGATCCAGTAATAAAAAGATGCATCTTCTTCGTTCAGATTCCAGAAGGTGATATTGGCCATATACCCCTCTTCGCTCAGTTTCAGCTGCGTCGATTCCTTAAAGTAAACGTTGCGGGTCGCAGGGCCGGGAATCGCCATCCACCCTTCTGGTGCCGAAGCCTTCGATTCCATGCGATACCATCCCTGCTTGCGGGAGACGATGAACGTGCCCTGCCAGGTTTCTCCGGCTTGAAGAACAATCGGATCAACCCCGAGAAATGGCTGAAAATCCCCAATCAAATTTGGGGTGCGACGGCGTATCTCCAGATCGGTGATTTCGATCACAACGGAGTCGGAATTTTTCAACTCCAGAGTCGCCGGATATCCGATAACAACATTCCCTCTCACGGGAAAGGTGAGACCGCTAATCTGCTGCAGCGGAGCCCCGGTCACCCGTTGATTGGAAACTTTGGTGCGCACCTCCAGCTTGGGAAAGTCGGAAACTGTCTTGTAGGGACCAAATGGATCTTTCGCTAGATCAGATAGAGCCAGTTTCAAGGTCTTCTCTTGTGCGGCCGTCTCATCCGGGCTTAGCGATGCGGTCGAAGCACACCCGGAGGCAAGGATCAGGGTAACCATTCCCGCCAAGGCTCCCAGGACGGAAGAAGAGAAAAATCGCGAATTTGGGAGAATCATGATCGCCCGAGAAAAGAACTTCCCGAGGCGGGGAGCAAGCCCGATTCAGCCGGAAACGAATCGATCAGCTCTCGATCGTGCAGCCCGCGACCATGTCGCGCAAAAACCCGGAAAAATCGCTCCACCCTTCCGTTGAATTCACCGAAAGATCTGCGCAACGCTTCACGATCGCACTACCGACCACCACCCCGGAGGCCCACTGTGCAGTCTGACGAACTTGACTCGGATCCGAAATTCCAAATCCGACAACCGTCGGAAGTTCGGTCTGCTCCCGGATCGCCGAAAGGGCTTCCTCAACGCCTTCAGCCATATCCGTCCGCTCACCAGTAACTCCCTCGCGCGAGACATAGTAGATAAACCCAGTAGCGGCGTCCGCAATCAACGGAATCCGCGATTTCGGGGTCGTCGGAGCCACGATAAAAACGGTCTTCAGATCATGCTTTTTGCAGATCTCCAGATAGTCAGCCCCCTCTTCCGGAGGAAGATCCAAAACGAGGAGACCATCGACCCCAGCAGCCTTCGCTTCGAGGACGTAATTCTCGATCCCTCGCGAGAAGACCAAGTTAAAATACGTATAGAAAACAATCGCAACCTCGTCGGAGATTTCACGAACCTT
The Puniceicoccus vermicola DNA segment above includes these coding regions:
- the trpA gene encoding tryptophan synthase subunit alpha translates to MSDSDRIARAFDAERLKAAGKKSAFVSYTCAGDPDLETSVEIYRHLIESGVDVLEIGVPFSDPLADGPTNQRAAERALANGVTSADVFALVRKVREISDEVAIVFYTYFNLVFSRGIENYVLEAKAAGVDGLLVLDLPPEEGADYLEICKKHDLKTVFIVAPTTPKSRIPLIADAATGFIYYVSREGVTGERTDMAEGVEEALSAIREQTELPTVVGFGISDPSQVRQTAQWASGVVVGSAIVKRCADLSVNSTEGWSDFSGFLRDMVAGCTIES